One Centroberyx gerrardi isolate f3 chromosome 6, fCenGer3.hap1.cur.20231027, whole genome shotgun sequence genomic region harbors:
- the LOC139920149 gene encoding uncharacterized protein LOC139920149 isoform X10, whose translation MESSRPKAPGGADGGGGAGQPVLVLTGGVQPAAAAGQPADLGKLDGDKSEPKYPAGAGDGQELYSFDSSLSSSDSEDEGIGKKEKKKKKLKKKKKKKKDSSSSSSSSSSSSSSSSSSSSSSSSSSSSSDSDSEDEKKKKKKKKEKTKQKDEEKEFVWDAVVIPQAGPDGELEPISTEGMKVSKKSISSDADDKKKEKKKKKKKDKKKKKKKKKDSSSSSSDSSSSDSEDEKKKKKKKKKKKKKKKKKKKKDSSSSSSDSSSSSSSSSDSEDDKKKKKKKKKKTKKKKKKKDSSSSSSDSDKDKKKKDKKKKKKKDKDEKKGEEKDEQEKDELSSAAALSAAGGESAGPSGDGDKKKDDDKLKKDKAKEDGKLDSEFTADGMEEGHLSDDEGEGGMDKDKDKKKKLKKKKKDSGSGSSSDSDDDKKDKKKKKKKKKEKDSSCSSSSSSDSSSSDSEDEKKKKKKKKKMKKKKDKDSSSSSSSSSSDSEDDKKKKKKKKKKDSSSDDSSSSSSSSSSDSDDDKKKDKKKKDKKKKKKDKKKDSSDSDDDKKKKKKKKDKKKKKKKDDSSSSSSSSSDSSSDDDKKKKKKKKDKKKKKKKDKKKDSDSSSSDDDKKKKKKKKKKKEKKKKKKKDSSSSSSSSSDSSSGSDKENKKDKKKKKKKSSGSSGSEKDEKKKKDGPEESVEPKTEGSLPVGGESSAAGSSSTSSSKPSSSSSKPSSSSSKPSSSSSKPSSSTSVVSSVSFPSKPVLKLEPLNPPADSKPSRFESVIGPSGSRLSPSDRRDPVRRPLSPMESLIGSPRRLGDPGSRTTTHLTSSDLLRGPKPYQQ comes from the exons ATGGAGTCCAGCCGACCCAAAG CTCCAGGCGGAgcagatggaggtggaggtgcaGGCCAGCCAGTGCTGGTCCTTACAGGTGGAGTGCAGCCGGCAGCTGCGGCAGGCCAGCCTGCCGACCTGGGCAAGCTGGATGGAGACAAGAGTGAGCCCAAATACCCTGCAGGGGCAGGAGACGGACAG GAGCTGTACTCATTTGAcagctctctgtcctcctcagaCAGCGAGGATGAGGGGATAggcaagaaggagaagaaaaagaagaaactaaagaagaagaagaagaagaagaag GATTCCAGCtcgtcttcatcttcctcctcctcatcatcttcttcctcctcctcctcctcctcctcctcctcttcctctagcaGCTCTTCAGACAGCGACAGTGAG gatgagaagaagaagaagaaaaagaaaaaggagaagacaaagcaaaaggatgaggagaaggagTTTGTCTGGGACGCCGTTGTCATACCTCAGGCTG GTCCAGATGGCGAGCTGGAACCGATATCTACAGAAGGCATGAAGGTAAGCAAG AAGTCCATCTCATCAGACGCAGATgacaagaagaaagagaaaaagaagaagaagaagaaggacaagaagaagaagaagaagaagaagaag GATTCCAGCTCCTCCTCATCTGACAGCTCATCCTCAGACAGTGAggatgaaaagaagaagaagaagaagaaaaagaagaagaagaagaagaagaagaagaagaagaagaag GACTCCAGCTCCTCTTCTTCAGAtagctcttcctcttcatcctcctcttctgacAGCGAAgatgacaagaagaaaaagaagaagaagaaaaagaagacaaagaagaagaagaagaagaag GATTCTAGCTCTTCATCCTCTGACAGCGacaaagacaagaagaagaaggacaagaaaaagaagaagaagaaggataaggATGAGAAAAAG ggagaagagaaggatgaACAGGAGAAGGATGAGCTCAgcagtgctgctgctctgtcagcTGCTG GTGGTGAGAGTGCAGGGCCAAGTGGCGATGGAGATAAAAAGAAAGACGATGACAAG CTCAAGAAGGACAaagcaaaagaagatggcaaaCTGGACTCTGAATTCACTG CTGATGGTATGGAGGAGGGACACCTGAGTGATgatgagggagaaggagggatggacaAAGAcaaggacaagaagaagaagttgaagaagaagaaaaag GATTCTGGTTCTGGATCTTCTTCTGACAGCGATGATgacaaaaaagacaagaaaaagaaaaagaagaagaagaaggaaaag gattcctcctgctcctcctcttcctcctctgacaGCTCCTCCTCAGACAGTGAagatgagaaaaagaagaagaagaagaaaaagaagatgaagaagaagaaggataag gattccagctcttcttcctcttcctcctcttctgatAGCGAAgatgacaagaagaagaaaaagaaaaagaagaag AAGGACAGCTCTTCTGATGacagctcctcttcctcctcttcctcctcctctgatagtgatgatgacaag aaaaaggacaaaaagaagaaagataagaaaaagaagaagaaggataagaagAAG GACTCATCCGACAGTGACGAcgataagaagaagaagaagaagaagaaagacaagaagaaaaagaaaaagaaggat gattcttcttcttcgtcttcttcttcctctgatTCTTCTAGTGATgatgacaagaagaaaaagaagaagaagaaagataagaagaagaagaaaaagaaagacaagaaaaag GATTCAGATTCTTCTAGCAGCGATGATgataagaaaaagaagaagaagaagaagaagaagaaggagaaaaagaagaagaaaaagaag GACTCGAGCTCAAGTTCATCAAGCTCATCTGACAGTTCCAGCGGCAGTGACAAGGAGAACAAaaaggacaagaagaagaagaagaaaaag AGTTCAGGCTCATCAGGGAGTGAAAAGGacgagaagaaaaagaaa GATGGCCCTGAGGAAAGTGTGGAGCCAAAGACGGAGGGTTCGCTCCCCGTCGGCGGTGAAAGCTCAGCcgccggcagcagcagcacctccagctccaagcccagcagcagcagctccaagcccagcagcagcagctccaagcccagcagcagcagctccaagcccagcagcagcacttcGGTCGTCTCCTCCGTATCGTTCCCCTCCAAACCCGTCCTGAAGCTGGAGCCTCTGAATCCCCCGGCCGACTCCAAGCCTTCCCGATTCGAGTCTGTGATAGGCCCCTCCGGCTCCAGGCTGAGTCCCTCTGACCGAAGAGACCCCGTCCGCCGGCCCCTCAGCCCCATGGAGTCCTTGATAGGGAGCCCAAGGAGGCTGGGAGACCCAGGGAGCCGCACCACCACCCACCTCACCTCTAGTGATCTACTAAGAGGCCCCAAGCCTTACCAGCAGTGA
- the LOC139920149 gene encoding uncharacterized protein LOC139920149 isoform X9 produces MESSRPKAPGGADGGGGAGQPVLVLTGGVQPAAAAGQPADLGKLDGDKSEPKYPAGAGDGQELYSFDSSLSSSDSEDEGIGKKEKKKKKLKKKKKKKKDSSSSSSSSSSSSSSSSSSSSSSSSSSSSSDSDSEDEKKKKKKKKEKTKQKDEEKEFVWDAVVIPQAGPDGELEPISTEGMKVSKKSISSDADDKKKEKKKKKKKDKKKKKKKKKDSSSSSSDSSSSDSEDEKKKKKKKKKKKKKKKKKKKKDSSSSSSDSSSSSSSSSDSEDDKKKKKKKKKKTKKKKKKKDSSSSSSDSDKDKKKKDKKKKKKKDKDEKKGEEKDEQEKDELSSAAALSAAGGESAGPSGDGDKKKDDDKLKKDKAKEDGKLDSEFTADGMEEGHLSDDEGEGGMDKDKDKKKKLKKKKKDSGSGSSSDSDDDKKDKKKKKKKKKEKDSSCSSSSSSDSSSSDSEDEKKKKKKKKKMKKKKDKDSSSSSSSSSSDSEDDKKKKKKKKKKDSSSDDSSSSSSSSSSDSDDDKKKKKDKKKKDKKKKKKDKKKDSSDSDDDKKKKKKKKDKKKKKKKDDSSSSSSSSSDSSSDDDKKKKKKKKDKKKKKKKDKKKDSDSSSSDDDKKKKKKKKKKKEKKKKKKKDSSSSSSSSSDSSSGSDKENKKDKKKKKKKSSGSSGSEKDEKKKKDGPEESVEPKTEGSLPVGGESSAAGSSSTSSSKPSSSSSKPSSSSSKPSSSSSKPSSSTSVVSSVSFPSKPVLKLEPLNPPADSKPSRFESVIGPSGSRLSPSDRRDPVRRPLSPMESLIGSPRRLGDPGSRTTTHLTSSDLLRGPKPYQQ; encoded by the exons ATGGAGTCCAGCCGACCCAAAG CTCCAGGCGGAgcagatggaggtggaggtgcaGGCCAGCCAGTGCTGGTCCTTACAGGTGGAGTGCAGCCGGCAGCTGCGGCAGGCCAGCCTGCCGACCTGGGCAAGCTGGATGGAGACAAGAGTGAGCCCAAATACCCTGCAGGGGCAGGAGACGGACAG GAGCTGTACTCATTTGAcagctctctgtcctcctcagaCAGCGAGGATGAGGGGATAggcaagaaggagaagaaaaagaagaaactaaagaagaagaagaagaagaagaag GATTCCAGCtcgtcttcatcttcctcctcctcatcatcttcttcctcctcctcctcctcctcctcctcctcttcctctagcaGCTCTTCAGACAGCGACAGTGAG gatgagaagaagaagaagaaaaagaaaaaggagaagacaaagcaaaaggatgaggagaaggagTTTGTCTGGGACGCCGTTGTCATACCTCAGGCTG GTCCAGATGGCGAGCTGGAACCGATATCTACAGAAGGCATGAAGGTAAGCAAG AAGTCCATCTCATCAGACGCAGATgacaagaagaaagagaaaaagaagaagaagaagaaggacaagaagaagaagaagaagaagaagaag GATTCCAGCTCCTCCTCATCTGACAGCTCATCCTCAGACAGTGAggatgaaaagaagaagaagaagaagaaaaagaagaagaagaagaagaagaagaagaagaagaagaag GACTCCAGCTCCTCTTCTTCAGAtagctcttcctcttcatcctcctcttctgacAGCGAAgatgacaagaagaaaaagaagaagaagaaaaagaagacaaagaagaagaagaagaagaag GATTCTAGCTCTTCATCCTCTGACAGCGacaaagacaagaagaagaaggacaagaaaaagaagaagaagaaggataaggATGAGAAAAAG ggagaagagaaggatgaACAGGAGAAGGATGAGCTCAgcagtgctgctgctctgtcagcTGCTG GTGGTGAGAGTGCAGGGCCAAGTGGCGATGGAGATAAAAAGAAAGACGATGACAAG CTCAAGAAGGACAaagcaaaagaagatggcaaaCTGGACTCTGAATTCACTG CTGATGGTATGGAGGAGGGACACCTGAGTGATgatgagggagaaggagggatggacaAAGAcaaggacaagaagaagaagttgaagaagaagaaaaag GATTCTGGTTCTGGATCTTCTTCTGACAGCGATGATgacaaaaaagacaagaaaaagaaaaagaagaagaagaaggaaaag gattcctcctgctcctcctcttcctcctctgacaGCTCCTCCTCAGACAGTGAagatgagaaaaagaagaagaagaagaaaaagaagatgaagaagaagaaggataag gattccagctcttcttcctcttcctcctcttctgatAGCGAAgatgacaagaagaagaaaaagaaaaagaagaag AAGGACAGCTCTTCTGATGacagctcctcttcctcctcttcctcctcctctgatagtgatgatgacaag aaaaagaaaaaggacaaaaagaagaaagataagaaaaagaagaagaaggataagaagAAG GACTCATCCGACAGTGACGAcgataagaagaagaagaagaagaagaaagacaagaagaaaaagaaaaagaaggat gattcttcttcttcgtcttcttcttcctctgatTCTTCTAGTGATgatgacaagaagaaaaagaagaagaagaaagataagaagaagaagaaaaagaaagacaagaaaaag GATTCAGATTCTTCTAGCAGCGATGATgataagaaaaagaagaagaagaagaagaagaagaaggagaaaaagaagaagaaaaagaag GACTCGAGCTCAAGTTCATCAAGCTCATCTGACAGTTCCAGCGGCAGTGACAAGGAGAACAAaaaggacaagaagaagaagaagaaaaag AGTTCAGGCTCATCAGGGAGTGAAAAGGacgagaagaaaaagaaa GATGGCCCTGAGGAAAGTGTGGAGCCAAAGACGGAGGGTTCGCTCCCCGTCGGCGGTGAAAGCTCAGCcgccggcagcagcagcacctccagctccaagcccagcagcagcagctccaagcccagcagcagcagctccaagcccagcagcagcagctccaagcccagcagcagcacttcGGTCGTCTCCTCCGTATCGTTCCCCTCCAAACCCGTCCTGAAGCTGGAGCCTCTGAATCCCCCGGCCGACTCCAAGCCTTCCCGATTCGAGTCTGTGATAGGCCCCTCCGGCTCCAGGCTGAGTCCCTCTGACCGAAGAGACCCCGTCCGCCGGCCCCTCAGCCCCATGGAGTCCTTGATAGGGAGCCCAAGGAGGCTGGGAGACCCAGGGAGCCGCACCACCACCCACCTCACCTCTAGTGATCTACTAAGAGGCCCCAAGCCTTACCAGCAGTGA
- the LOC139920149 gene encoding uncharacterized protein LOC139920149 isoform X2, whose product MESSRPKAPGGADGGGGAGQPVLVLTGGVQPAAAAGQPADLGKLDGDKSEPKYPAGAGDGQELYSFDSSLSSSDSEDEGIGKKEKKKKKLKKKKKKKKDSSSSSSSSSSSSSSSSSSSSSSSSSSSSSDSDSEDEKKKKKKKKEKTKQKDEEKEFVWDAVVIPQAGPDGELEPISTEGMKVSKKSISSDADDKKKEKKKKKKKDKKKKKKKKDSSSSSSDSSSSDSEDEKKKKKKKKKKKKKKKKKKKKDSSSSSSDSSSSSSSSSDSEDDKKKKKKKKKKTKKKKKKKDSSSSSSDSDKDKKKKDKKKKKKKDKDEKKGEEKDEQEKDELSSAAALSAAGGESAGPSGDGDKKKDDDKLKKDKAKEDGKLDSEFTADGMEEGHLSDDEGEGGMDKDKDKKKKLKKKKKDSGSGSSSDSDDDKKDKKKKKKKKKEKDSSCSSSSSSDSSSSDSEDEKKKKKKKKKMKKKKDKDSSSSSSSSSSDSEDDKKKKKKKKKKDSSSDDSSSSSSSSSSDSDDDKKKKKDKKKKDKKKKKKDKKKDSDSDSDDDKKKKKKDKKKKKKKKKEDSSDSDDDKKKKKKKKDKKKKKKKDDSSSSSSSSSDSSSDDDKKKKKKKKDKKKKKKKDKKKDSDSSSSDDDKKKKKKKKKKKEKKKKKKKDSSSSSSSSSDSSSGSDKENKKDKKKKKKKSSGSSGSEKDEKKKKDGPEESVEPKTEGSLPVGGESSAAGSSSTSSSKPSSSSSKPSSSSSKPSSSSSKPSSSTSVVSSVSFPSKPVLKLEPLNPPADSKPSRFESVIGPSGSRLSPSDRRDPVRRPLSPMESLIGSPRRLGDPGSRTTTHLTSSDLLRGPKPYQQ is encoded by the exons ATGGAGTCCAGCCGACCCAAAG CTCCAGGCGGAgcagatggaggtggaggtgcaGGCCAGCCAGTGCTGGTCCTTACAGGTGGAGTGCAGCCGGCAGCTGCGGCAGGCCAGCCTGCCGACCTGGGCAAGCTGGATGGAGACAAGAGTGAGCCCAAATACCCTGCAGGGGCAGGAGACGGACAG GAGCTGTACTCATTTGAcagctctctgtcctcctcagaCAGCGAGGATGAGGGGATAggcaagaaggagaagaaaaagaagaaactaaagaagaagaagaagaagaagaag GATTCCAGCtcgtcttcatcttcctcctcctcatcatcttcttcctcctcctcctcctcctcctcctcctcttcctctagcaGCTCTTCAGACAGCGACAGTGAG gatgagaagaagaagaagaaaaagaaaaaggagaagacaaagcaaaaggatgaggagaaggagTTTGTCTGGGACGCCGTTGTCATACCTCAGGCTG GTCCAGATGGCGAGCTGGAACCGATATCTACAGAAGGCATGAAGGTAAGCAAG AAGTCCATCTCATCAGACGCAGATgacaagaagaaagagaaaaagaagaagaagaagaaggacaagaagaagaagaagaagaagaag GATTCCAGCTCCTCCTCATCTGACAGCTCATCCTCAGACAGTGAggatgaaaagaagaagaagaagaagaaaaagaagaagaagaagaagaagaagaagaagaagaagaag GACTCCAGCTCCTCTTCTTCAGAtagctcttcctcttcatcctcctcttctgacAGCGAAgatgacaagaagaaaaagaagaagaagaaaaagaagacaaagaagaagaagaagaagaag GATTCTAGCTCTTCATCCTCTGACAGCGacaaagacaagaagaagaaggacaagaaaaagaagaagaagaaggataaggATGAGAAAAAG ggagaagagaaggatgaACAGGAGAAGGATGAGCTCAgcagtgctgctgctctgtcagcTGCTG GTGGTGAGAGTGCAGGGCCAAGTGGCGATGGAGATAAAAAGAAAGACGATGACAAG CTCAAGAAGGACAaagcaaaagaagatggcaaaCTGGACTCTGAATTCACTG CTGATGGTATGGAGGAGGGACACCTGAGTGATgatgagggagaaggagggatggacaAAGAcaaggacaagaagaagaagttgaagaagaagaaaaag GATTCTGGTTCTGGATCTTCTTCTGACAGCGATGATgacaaaaaagacaagaaaaagaaaaagaagaagaagaaggaaaag gattcctcctgctcctcctcttcctcctctgacaGCTCCTCCTCAGACAGTGAagatgagaaaaagaagaagaagaagaaaaagaagatgaagaagaagaaggataag gattccagctcttcttcctcttcctcctcttctgatAGCGAAgatgacaagaagaagaaaaagaaaaagaagaag AAGGACAGCTCTTCTGATGacagctcctcttcctcctcttcctcctcctctgatagtgatgatgacaag aaaaagaaaaaggacaaaaagaagaaagataagaaaaagaagaagaaggataagaagAAG GATTCTGACTCTGACAGCGACGATgataagaagaaaaagaagaaggataagaagaagaagaagaaaaagaagaaggag GACTCATCCGACAGTGACGAcgataagaagaagaagaagaagaagaaagacaagaagaaaaagaaaaagaaggat gattcttcttcttcgtcttcttcttcctctgatTCTTCTAGTGATgatgacaagaagaaaaagaagaagaagaaagataagaagaagaagaaaaagaaagacaagaaaaag GATTCAGATTCTTCTAGCAGCGATGATgataagaaaaagaagaagaagaagaagaagaagaaggagaaaaagaagaagaaaaagaag GACTCGAGCTCAAGTTCATCAAGCTCATCTGACAGTTCCAGCGGCAGTGACAAGGAGAACAAaaaggacaagaagaagaagaagaaaaag AGTTCAGGCTCATCAGGGAGTGAAAAGGacgagaagaaaaagaaa GATGGCCCTGAGGAAAGTGTGGAGCCAAAGACGGAGGGTTCGCTCCCCGTCGGCGGTGAAAGCTCAGCcgccggcagcagcagcacctccagctccaagcccagcagcagcagctccaagcccagcagcagcagctccaagcccagcagcagcagctccaagcccagcagcagcacttcGGTCGTCTCCTCCGTATCGTTCCCCTCCAAACCCGTCCTGAAGCTGGAGCCTCTGAATCCCCCGGCCGACTCCAAGCCTTCCCGATTCGAGTCTGTGATAGGCCCCTCCGGCTCCAGGCTGAGTCCCTCTGACCGAAGAGACCCCGTCCGCCGGCCCCTCAGCCCCATGGAGTCCTTGATAGGGAGCCCAAGGAGGCTGGGAGACCCAGGGAGCCGCACCACCACCCACCTCACCTCTAGTGATCTACTAAGAGGCCCCAAGCCTTACCAGCAGTGA
- the LOC139920149 gene encoding uncharacterized protein LOC139920149 isoform X11 — protein MESSRPKAPGGADGGGGAGQPVLVLTGGVQPAAAAGQPADLGKLDGDKSEPKYPAGAGDGQELYSFDSSLSSSDSEDEGIGKKEKKKKKLKKKKKKKKDSSSSSSSSSSSSSSSSSSSSSSSSSSSSSDSDSEDEKKKKKKKKEKTKQKDEEKEFVWDAVVIPQAGPDGELEPISTEGMKVSKKSISSDADDKKKEKKKKKKKDKKKKKKKKKDSSSSSSDSSSSDSEDEKKKKKKKKKKKKKKKKKKKKDSSSSSSDSSSSSSSSSDSEDDKKKKKKKKKKTKKKKKKKDSSSSSSDSDKDKKKKDKKKKKKKDKDEKKGEEKDEQEKDELSSAAALSAAGGESAGPSGDGDKKKDDDKLKKDKAKEDGKLDSEFTADGMEEGHLSDDEGEGGMDKDKDKKKKLKKKKKDSGSGSSSDSDDDKKDKKKKKKKKKEKDSSCSSSSSSDSSSSDSEDEKKKKKKKKKMKKKKDKDSSSSSSSSSSDSEDDKKKKKKKKKKDSSSDDSSSSSSSSSSDSDDDKDSSDSDDDKKKKKKKKDKKKKKKKDDSSSSSSSSSDSSSDDDKKKKKKKKDKKKKKKKDKKKDSDSSSSDDDKKKKKKKKKKKEKKKKKKKDSSSSSSSSSDSSSGSDKENKKDKKKKKKKSSGSSGSEKDEKKKKDGPEESVEPKTEGSLPVGGESSAAGSSSTSSSKPSSSSSKPSSSSSKPSSSSSKPSSSTSVVSSVSFPSKPVLKLEPLNPPADSKPSRFESVIGPSGSRLSPSDRRDPVRRPLSPMESLIGSPRRLGDPGSRTTTHLTSSDLLRGPKPYQQ, from the exons ATGGAGTCCAGCCGACCCAAAG CTCCAGGCGGAgcagatggaggtggaggtgcaGGCCAGCCAGTGCTGGTCCTTACAGGTGGAGTGCAGCCGGCAGCTGCGGCAGGCCAGCCTGCCGACCTGGGCAAGCTGGATGGAGACAAGAGTGAGCCCAAATACCCTGCAGGGGCAGGAGACGGACAG GAGCTGTACTCATTTGAcagctctctgtcctcctcagaCAGCGAGGATGAGGGGATAggcaagaaggagaagaaaaagaagaaactaaagaagaagaagaagaagaagaag GATTCCAGCtcgtcttcatcttcctcctcctcatcatcttcttcctcctcctcctcctcctcctcctcctcttcctctagcaGCTCTTCAGACAGCGACAGTGAG gatgagaagaagaagaagaaaaagaaaaaggagaagacaaagcaaaaggatgaggagaaggagTTTGTCTGGGACGCCGTTGTCATACCTCAGGCTG GTCCAGATGGCGAGCTGGAACCGATATCTACAGAAGGCATGAAGGTAAGCAAG AAGTCCATCTCATCAGACGCAGATgacaagaagaaagagaaaaagaagaagaagaagaaggacaagaagaagaagaagaagaagaagaag GATTCCAGCTCCTCCTCATCTGACAGCTCATCCTCAGACAGTGAggatgaaaagaagaagaagaagaagaaaaagaagaagaagaagaagaagaagaagaagaagaagaag GACTCCAGCTCCTCTTCTTCAGAtagctcttcctcttcatcctcctcttctgacAGCGAAgatgacaagaagaaaaagaagaagaagaaaaagaagacaaagaagaagaagaagaagaag GATTCTAGCTCTTCATCCTCTGACAGCGacaaagacaagaagaagaaggacaagaaaaagaagaagaagaaggataaggATGAGAAAAAG ggagaagagaaggatgaACAGGAGAAGGATGAGCTCAgcagtgctgctgctctgtcagcTGCTG GTGGTGAGAGTGCAGGGCCAAGTGGCGATGGAGATAAAAAGAAAGACGATGACAAG CTCAAGAAGGACAaagcaaaagaagatggcaaaCTGGACTCTGAATTCACTG CTGATGGTATGGAGGAGGGACACCTGAGTGATgatgagggagaaggagggatggacaAAGAcaaggacaagaagaagaagttgaagaagaagaaaaag GATTCTGGTTCTGGATCTTCTTCTGACAGCGATGATgacaaaaaagacaagaaaaagaaaaagaagaagaagaaggaaaag gattcctcctgctcctcctcttcctcctctgacaGCTCCTCCTCAGACAGTGAagatgagaaaaagaagaagaagaagaaaaagaagatgaagaagaagaaggataag gattccagctcttcttcctcttcctcctcttctgatAGCGAAgatgacaagaagaagaaaaagaaaaagaagaag AAGGACAGCTCTTCTGATGacagctcctcttcctcctcttcctcctcctctgatagtgatgatgacaag GACTCATCCGACAGTGACGAcgataagaagaagaagaagaagaagaaagacaagaagaaaaagaaaaagaaggat gattcttcttcttcgtcttcttcttcctctgatTCTTCTAGTGATgatgacaagaagaaaaagaagaagaagaaagataagaagaagaagaaaaagaaagacaagaaaaag GATTCAGATTCTTCTAGCAGCGATGATgataagaaaaagaagaagaagaagaagaagaagaaggagaaaaagaagaagaaaaagaag GACTCGAGCTCAAGTTCATCAAGCTCATCTGACAGTTCCAGCGGCAGTGACAAGGAGAACAAaaaggacaagaagaagaagaagaaaaag AGTTCAGGCTCATCAGGGAGTGAAAAGGacgagaagaaaaagaaa GATGGCCCTGAGGAAAGTGTGGAGCCAAAGACGGAGGGTTCGCTCCCCGTCGGCGGTGAAAGCTCAGCcgccggcagcagcagcacctccagctccaagcccagcagcagcagctccaagcccagcagcagcagctccaagcccagcagcagcagctccaagcccagcagcagcacttcGGTCGTCTCCTCCGTATCGTTCCCCTCCAAACCCGTCCTGAAGCTGGAGCCTCTGAATCCCCCGGCCGACTCCAAGCCTTCCCGATTCGAGTCTGTGATAGGCCCCTCCGGCTCCAGGCTGAGTCCCTCTGACCGAAGAGACCCCGTCCGCCGGCCCCTCAGCCCCATGGAGTCCTTGATAGGGAGCCCAAGGAGGCTGGGAGACCCAGGGAGCCGCACCACCACCCACCTCACCTCTAGTGATCTACTAAGAGGCCCCAAGCCTTACCAGCAGTGA